In Pseudophryne corroboree isolate aPseCor3 chromosome 7, aPseCor3.hap2, whole genome shotgun sequence, a single window of DNA contains:
- the LOC134944299 gene encoding olfactory receptor 1-like, with product MENQAYMNGFLFLPFFAKSNYILYTICVFFFLYIFGVLINAIIISVIYIDYHLHTPMYVFICNLAFVDICYTTITVPNLLYMLLSGDNTVSFIQCFTQMYFHVLADSSEIYLIFIMAYDRYVAICDPLHYHTIFNRKHCLVLTSGTWISGSLNSLVLTIPASHMSFCHSRTIHQFFCDPKALINISCAGSEDVYIAIYLLVLIYGVLPIMFCVTSYIKIIRVILQIKSKDGRKKAFSTCSSHLTVVSMFYITALSVYMMPSSEYSNVLEPVFSIVYSIVTPMMNPLIYSLQNKEVKSAGQRLLWGKQSIEQ from the coding sequence ATGGAGAACCAGGCTTATATGAATGGATTCCTCTTCTTACCATTTTTCGCAAAATCGAATTATATATTGTATACTATATGTGTATTTTTCTTCTTATATATATTTGGAGTACTTATTAATGCTATTATAATATCAGTGATATACATAGattaccatttgcacacccccatgTATGTATTTATCTGTAACCTGGCCTTtgtagatatctgttatacaaccatTACTGTCCCTAAtctgctgtacatgttactatctggagataatacagtgtccttcatacaatgcttcactCAAATGTACTTTCATGTTTTGGCTGATTCATCAGAGATTTatctaatattcattatggcatatgaccgatatgttgctatatgtgatcctttacactatcacaCTATTTTTAATAGGAAACACTGTCTTGTATTGACATCTGGCACTTGGATATCAGGAAGCTTAAATTCACTTGTGCTTACAATCCCAGcatcacacatgtccttctgtcatTCCCGCACtatacaccagtttttctgtgatccTAAAGCTTTGATAAACATCTCCTGTGCTGGCAGTGAAGATGTTTATATAGCAATCTATTTGCTTGTATTAATATATGGAGTTTTACCAATCATGTTCTGTGTGACATCTTATATAAAAATTATCAGGGTTATCTTAcagataaaatctaaggatggcagaaagaaagccttctccacctgctcatcccacctcactgTTGTCTCTATGTTCTATATAACGGCTTTATCAGTGTACATGATGCCATCATCAGAATACTCCAATGTCCTAGAACCAGTGTTTAGTATAGTGTACTCAATTGTCACTCCCATGATGAACCCTCTGATATACAGTCTACAGAATAAAGAAGTGAAAAGTGCTGGGCAGAGACTTCTTTGGGGAAAACAAAGTATTGAACAGTGA